The Corynebacterium felinum DNA segment AGGGTGTGCCCGTGTTTGCGTGGAAGGGCGAAACCCTTGACGAGTACTGGTGGTGCATCAACCAGATCTTCAGCTGGGGTGAAGGTGTGCTGCCGAACATGATTCTTGACGACGGCGGCGACGCAACCATGGCCGTGATCCGCGGCAAAGAATACGAGGAAGCAGGGCTGGTACCTGCCGCCGAAGCCGGCGATTCTGATGAGTTCGTTGCATTCAAGAACATGCTGCGCGAGGTCCTTGCTGCTGAAGGCAACAAGTGGGCTGCCATCGCCGACGCTGTCAAGGGTGTGACCGAAGAAACCACCACCGGCGTGCACCGCCTGTACCACTTCGCGGAAGAAGGCACCCTGCCATTCCCCGCGATGAACGTCAACGATGCTGTGACGAAGTCAAAGTTCGACAACAAGTACGGCACCCGCCATTCGCTTATCGACGGCATCAACCGCGCCACCGACATGCTCATGGGCGGCAAAAACGTTCTCATCTGTGGCTACGGCGACGTGGGCAAGGGCTGCGCTGAGGCCATGGCTGGCCAGGGTGCACGCGTGAAGGTGACTGAGGCGGACCCTATTAATGCGCTGCAAGCATTGATGGATGGATTCCCAGTGGTGACAGTGGAACAGGCCATTGAAGACGCCGATATCGTGATTACCGCCACCGGCAACATGGGAATTATCACTTTCGAGCACATGCTGGCCATGAAAGACCACGCAGTACTCGGCAATATCGGCCACTTCGACAATGAGATCGACATGGCTTCCCTTCTGCACCGCGAAGATGTTTCCCGCACCACCATCAAACCCCAGGTTGATGAGTTCCACCTGCCCAACGGCCGCTCCATCATCGTGCTCAGCGAAGGCCGCCTGCTCAACCTCGGCAACGCAACCGGACACCCTTCCTTTGTGATGTCCACCTCCTTTGCTGACCAGACGATCGCCCAGATCGAACTGTTTAACAACGATGGCCGCTATAAGAACGAGGTCTACCGCCTGCCGAAGATCTTGGATGAGAAGGTTGCCCGCATCCACGTGGAAGCACTGGGTGGACAGATCACCACCTTGACCAAGGAACAAGCAGAATACATTGGTGTGGACGTCGCTGGTCCTTACAAGCCTGAGCACTACCGCTACTAATCCCACCAGTTTTTCACCACAGTCCTCCTCACCTGCGCATTCGCTCGGGTAGGAGGACTTTTTCATGTCCACCCAACCCCTTATTGACCCCCACACACCCACCTCACTCGACCTTTTCGTAATTGGGTAGCGTTTGTGGGGCTGTTTTTCCTCAAAGGTCGAGTTACCTGTGTCGGGGTGGGTGTAAGGGCTGGGGCGTGGGTGGCGTAGCTCGACCTTTTTGGGAATGCGGTGGCTTCAGGGGGAGGGGATGCGGGGAAAGGTCGAGTTGAGCGTTGGAGCGAAGGTAA contains these protein-coding regions:
- the ahcY gene encoding adenosylhomocysteinase; its protein translation is MSTLDFKVADLHLAEAGRHQIRLAEYEMPGLMQLREEYAAEQPLKGARIAGSIHMTVQTAVLIETLVALGAEVRWASCNIFSTQDEAAAAVVVGKNGTPENPQGVPVFAWKGETLDEYWWCINQIFSWGEGVLPNMILDDGGDATMAVIRGKEYEEAGLVPAAEAGDSDEFVAFKNMLREVLAAEGNKWAAIADAVKGVTEETTTGVHRLYHFAEEGTLPFPAMNVNDAVTKSKFDNKYGTRHSLIDGINRATDMLMGGKNVLICGYGDVGKGCAEAMAGQGARVKVTEADPINALQALMDGFPVVTVEQAIEDADIVITATGNMGIITFEHMLAMKDHAVLGNIGHFDNEIDMASLLHREDVSRTTIKPQVDEFHLPNGRSIIVLSEGRLLNLGNATGHPSFVMSTSFADQTIAQIELFNNDGRYKNEVYRLPKILDEKVARIHVEALGGQITTLTKEQAEYIGVDVAGPYKPEHYRY